Genomic segment of Sarcophilus harrisii chromosome 4, mSarHar1.11, whole genome shotgun sequence:
CTCTCCAGCGTAGGTCGATGACCCTAGTTCAGTCGGAGGGGAGGGAGCTTTGTTAGCAATCTCACCTCCCAGCTTTAACCCCGCGATCCCGGGAGATGAGGTGGGGTCGCCTCGCCCATGCCCACTGCCTCGGCTCCTAAGTCCCTCAGGTCTGGATGGACTGACAGCGGCGGGGCTGTCACAAGCCCCTTCCCAGACCCCGGGCTCGGGCTAACCCGATGGCCTGTCAGTGGAGCGCGGATTGGATTGGGAGAGGGCGGAGCGAGAGGCCGTGACGCGGCCGTTGCCGTGGAAACCGGCCGCCCTCCCCGGCAAAGCCGCTGGAGCCCCAGGCCGGAGCCCGAGCAGATCCCGAGCCGCAGCTCTCCGCAGCGGGGTTCTGCGGACGCGGCCCACGGAGGAGCGGTAACCAGCATCCGCCCGGCCCCAGGGAGACGGGGAGAGGCTTCGAGGAGGGGGAGCGGGAGCAGCAGGAAGCCCCGGGGCACGTGCTCCTTCTGCACCGGGCCCTCTTGGGTCCGGGGCCACGCGCCATGAGCCGAGGCCCCGGAGCCTCCGCCGCCCGCTGCGCGGGGCCCGGGGCTCGGAGCTCTCAGCCTGCCGGGGCCGCGGCCGGGACCCCGCCCGCTCGAGTCAGACCGCAGCGCCGCCTCTAGCCCGGCAGCGGAGCCCCGGGCTGGGGCCCGCAGGCACGGAGCGCCCTATTCGCCGCGCGCCCCCGCGCCCAGCCGGGTGCCCGGCTCCTCGCCCCCGGCGCCCTCAGCGGCCCGGCCCCGCGGCGGCGACCATGCTGCCCAGCTCCATCCAGATCTCCGGGGAGCCGCTGTCGAGCGCTGAGGTGCGGGACATCTGCCGTGGCCTGCGGGACAACGCCGTGCGCCTGCTGTCCCTGCGCGGCTGCCGCCTCTGCGACCGAGACTTCGCCCGCATCTGCCGCGCCCTAGCCGGAGCCTCGTCCCTGGCGCAGCTGAACCTCAATCTGGGCGTCGTGTCCAGCCCCGGGCGCGTCAAGCAGCTGGCCGAGGCCCTCAGGGTCAACCGCTCCGTGCAGTCCCTCTTGTGAGTGCCCCAGGAGCGGGCTGGGGGAGGGCGTGGGCTGGGCAGGGGCCCCTCCCGGTACCTCAACCCGGCCCCCCTGCGTCGGGACTCCCCGGCACCACCCGACTGAAGGCAGGCAGATTTACCCCTTCCTGGGATGAGACCCCCCCCACAGGGGAGGACCCCCAACCTCATTTTCACACACCTGGTCAGTTCTTGTCCCcttatcccctccccccccccccccccccccccccccccccccccccccccccttacacCGTTTCTTCTGACTCCTATTTAATAATACCTTAATGACCTTGGCAATTCACATCTATTGAGCTTcactttcatttataaaatgaactggaagacCTAGATTGACCCCTTAGAGTTTTTTCTAGCTCAGTATCTTATGAACTCTGGAAACTCATTCCCACCCTCACTTTCTAAGTATCCCCCATCCCATTCTCCCAGACTAGAATACTCCTTTAATAAGCCCTCTGAGGGGCGTTCTCATGTCATCTTCCATTAGAAGTCAAGATCTGCCCCATCTAAGTGATGTCTTTTGTTCCCATGCTGAACCTGGCTACTCTCTTGCTACTTCCTGTGCTGAACCTCTTTTTTCAGGGCAGTTTCTCCCTAATTTCCTACTTAGgatctaatttttatttcccaTAATTTCATCTCTAATTACTCGCCCCCTCCCTGAGCTGTAACTCTTCCTAATGCTCTTCTCAAGATGAAAACCTAATTCCCAATCCTGAATGGGATTTTCTTTTCCCATGCAGGATATACTCTGCCCTAAATTCTTACCAGATACTCCTGACCCACCATCCTAGGGCATTCTGGCTTTCCTCTTTTAATTCCCCTGACGCAGCACAGTGGACCAATTTTCCTTCACACACACCCCCCAAGCCCAGCCTTCCACTCCACCCACCCTTCGCCTTCAGCCCTCTCAGATTGAGCTTTCTCCCAAAACTGCATCCTTCCACaggtctcctccctcccccataaaGACCGGAACCCACTGCCACTTTGACCCCACAATCTCCCAGGCCTCTCTGATACTTTGGCTAGCTGGATGtgattttcttccccttcctccctgcaCCCCCAGCCTGCCCCACACATGACTATGTGGGCCACTGCCCCAGCATGCAGAAGGCAAGACCACTCTTTGTGTAAAGAGGCTGGTGCTTGATAGCAATGACCGCCTCCTcactcttctcccccctcccagcCTTCATGGGAGCCCCCTGACAGATGCTGGATTGGCCCTGCTCAACCCCGCCCTGGCCCTGCACCCTGCCCTCGTGGCCCTAGACTTGGGGGACTGCATGCTGGGGGATGAAGCCATCAACCTCATCTGTGGTCTCCTGCCCCCTGATGGGGCTAAGTCAGGTGAGCAGCGCAGAGGGTCGTGACCAAAGGGGCAAGGGCAGTAGATGGGAATTTCTGTGCTTCTCCTGAAGCTGACTTGTCTCCTTTTCCAGCAGTTTTGTGGGTTCCACGTCTAAAGGTGGGAGGTTATTCTGCTTAAGGGGTGGAGTGGGAATTACAGAGCCTACTGCACTTTAGGGAGGTGGAATGTCTGAAGTCATTCTTGGACTCCCAAGGGGAGGGGTTTTTGGAAATGCcccaaatatgataaatatgaactaagggagaaaagaatgaatcGGGACCACGCTCCATATCTGGGTAGAAGCTGGGCTGGGGGTTTTGGAGGAGCTGGGAGAGGAGGAAGCAGGATGAGGTCTCACATCTGGATGGAACAGCAGGGGCTTTCATCAGGTCTCTGACTGCAGCCTGGAGAATGGGCCCAGGCGGCCCAAAACTCAGCACCATCGGCTTCTCCCCCCTCCCAGGCCTTAAGGAGCTGACCCTGAGTGCCAACCCAGGAATCACCCCCAAGGGCTGGAGCAGACTTGCCATCGCTGTGGCCCACAGCTCCCAGGTCCGAGTCCTCAATCTGGACTACAACCCCCTGGGTGAGACCTCAGGAAACCCCCAACTAGAACTTGGAATGCAAAGTGTGAGCATGGGGGCAGAAGATGCTGCTTCTCAATTTTCCTGATCGACCTTTGCTTTGCTTTGGCAATCCTAGAATATTGTAAGATCCTGTGCAAGTTTGCTGTGCAAGTGGGGGATATACAGAGGGAGCCACAGTTCTCTATACActgtcttttctctccccttccccccaatatCACTGTACTCCATACATCCACCAGTACCGGCCTTTGCTGGCAACTACTGACCAATCATAGCTATCTTCTTCTGATGACCCAACCAATCACCAGCTTCCCTCCGAAGGGAAGGTGGGGCATCCGGTGGTTGCTAGGGCAATGGGTGATGCTGAGGGATGGGAGGGGGCAATAAGTTCTCCTTGGCTATCTCCCTCCAGGTGACCATGTGGCAGGGATGCTGGCTGTGGCTGTGGCCTCCAGCCGCACCCTCGAGGTCCTGGATCTGGAGGGGACTGGGCTTACCAACCAGTCAGCCCAGGTGAGGAGCCCAGGAAGCTGGCCACACAAGCTCAGCCCACCGTGTGCAGAACACTCTGCTGGGTGCCAGGGGGATGAAAAAGCCTAGAGAAGCCAGAATGTGTATTTCCCCTGCCTTCCCTGTGCCTCTGGAGGGGATAAGAAAAACCCCGAGTTAAACTATAGGATTTACAACCCGGAACCTTGGAAATTTCCTCCCTAGTCTTACCTCCCTAGTATTCTAATTGAGGAAATTCGTGCTCAGAGAGGGCAGGGAaagcttgtccaaggtcacacagctcctTCTCCCAATCCAGTATTTCATGAGTGCCCAAAACAAAGCCCATTGCTAGAAGCTGCCAAACAAACTCAAGGGCCACCCTTTCCCCTACACAGCCGTCTTGCCCGCTTTGTGATGTTGTATGACTTTGGTCCCTTCTCCCTGCAGGGCAGAAACCAGTCCGGCCCACTCTGGGCGAGGAGATAGGGAGGAGGTGCGGGGAGTGCCAGGCGGGGGTGAGGGGTGGGGAGGGTTTCCCGTGCTGCAGGAAGGTGGCAGGGACTGGTGTCGGGCACTCAGGAGGCCTCCTCCCCCAAATCACCCGCAGACGCTGCTGGACATGGTGGAGAACTATCCCACAGCTTTGCGGAGCCTGGTGTTAACTGAGAACAGCATCAGCCCGGAGCTGCAGCAGCAGATCTGTGACCTGCTCTCGGAgggcgaggaggaggaggaggcggctGCGGGGGGAGATAGCGGCCGGCTCCAGGAGAGGGAGCGAGATGGGGAACTCAGTGCTCGCCAGAGGGGCGGGTCCTGGATCTGCCCCAGCGGTAAGAGCCAAAACCTGGAGCCGCAGGGAGGGGGACGCTGAAACCCTCAGGCCCTCCCTTCTTCCACGGCTCCCTACATGGCCAACTCACCCCGACCGGACCCTGCCTTCCCTGCCCCCGTTCTAAATAATCTCAGAGCCTTTGCTTCCTTCGCCCTTTCCGCAGATCCTGGCTCGCAGATGGTGCTGATGACGTCAGGGCTGGGAGAGAGCCTGCTGGCTGAGACT
This window contains:
- the LRRC73 gene encoding leucine-rich repeat-containing protein 73 isoform X2 is translated as MLPSSIQISGEPLSSAEVRDICRGLRDNAVRLLSLRGCRLCDRDFARICRALAGASSLAQLNLNLGVVSSPGRVKQLAEALRVNRSVQSLFLHGSPLTDAGLALLNPALALHPALVALDLGDCMLGDEAINLICGLLPPDGAKSGDHVAGMLAVAVASSRTLEVLDLEGTGLTNQSAQTLLDMVENYPTALRSLVLTENSISPELQQQICDLLSEGEEEEEAAAGGDSGRLQERERDGELSARQRGGSWICPSDPGSQMVLMTSGLGESLLAETEM
- the LRRC73 gene encoding leucine-rich repeat-containing protein 73 isoform X1; its protein translation is MLPSSIQISGEPLSSAEVRDICRGLRDNAVRLLSLRGCRLCDRDFARICRALAGASSLAQLNLNLGVVSSPGRVKQLAEALRVNRSVQSLFLHGSPLTDAGLALLNPALALHPALVALDLGDCMLGDEAINLICGLLPPDGAKSGLKELTLSANPGITPKGWSRLAIAVAHSSQVRVLNLDYNPLGDHVAGMLAVAVASSRTLEVLDLEGTGLTNQSAQTLLDMVENYPTALRSLVLTENSISPELQQQICDLLSEGEEEEEAAAGGDSGRLQERERDGELSARQRGGSWICPSDPGSQMVLMTSGLGESLLAETEM